From the genome of Thermoleophilia bacterium:
GTTTTCCTCCACGTGCACACCCAGAAGGGGCGCGGATACGGACCGGCGGAGGAGGACGGTGAAGCCATGCACGGCTCGGGCCCCTTCGCCGCGGACAGTGGTCGGGCGGCGAGGCCATCCGTCGCCCCGTCGTTGTCGTACACCGAGGTCTTCGGACGTGCCCTTGTCGCCGAAGCCGATAATGACCCGCGGGTGGTGGGAATCACGGCGGCCATGCTCAAGGGTACGGGCCTGAACCACATGCTCGACCGGTTCCCCGAGCGCACATACGACGTGGGCATTGCCGAGCAGCATGGGGTCGTGTTCGCCGCGGGCCTGGCCATCGCGGGGTATCGCCCGGTGTGTGCCGTGTACTCGACGTTCCTCCAGCGCGCCTTCGACCCCATCATCCACGACGTCGCCCTGCAGGGGCTTCCCGTGGTGTTCGCCATCGACCGCGGTGGCCTAGTGGGTGACGACGGCCCCACGCACCATGGCTGCTTCGACATTGCGTACCTGAGGCCCATCCCGGGGATGACGGTGATGGCGCCGATGGACGAGGCCGAACTGGTGCACATGCTCCACACGGCGCTTCGACTGGATGGCCCCTCGGCGTTTCGTTACCCGCGCGGCAGTGGCACCGGCGTACCCCTCCCAGAGGTTCCGGAGGTGCTTACCGTGGGCAAGGGTGTCATCTTGGAGGAGGGGGCACAGGTCGCGCTGGTGGGCTACGGGTACGGGGTTCAGGTAGCACAGGAAGCGGCCGCAATCGTGTCGGAGAGTCTCGGTGTGCGACCCACCGTGGTGAACGCACGGTTCGTCAAGCCGATTGATGAGGATCTGCTCCGCGACATCGCATCGCGCCATGACGTGATCGTCACCATCGAGGATCACGCGCTCGAGGGCGGGTTCGGGAGTGCGGTGCGCGAGGTCATCGGTGATGGCCCGGCGCGGATCGAGTCCGTCGGGCTCCCCGACCGTTTCATCTCGCACGGCCGACGCGAGATCCTGCTCGCCGAGGCGGGTGTGACCGCCGCAGCCACGGCGGCGGCTGCCCTGGCGGCCCTGTCGGACCTGTCCCCCCGCTGAGTGGCCCGGCCGCGTGGGTACCGGCGGAACGGATCCGGTGACCGCCAGCGTGGGTGTCGCGACTAGCATTCCGTCCGTGCCCCGGCAGCGACTTGACGCCGTCCTCGTAGATCGGGGGCTGTTCCCCACTCGCGCCCGGGCCCACGCGGCCGTAATGGCCGGACGGGTGCGCGTGAATGGTGACCCACGAGTGAAGCCGGGCCAACCGGTTGCGCCCGACGTCGTTCTCGATGTGGACGCCGGACCGGCATTCGTGTCGCGCGGAGGTCTCAAACTCGACCATGCACTGGAGTCTCTCGCCGTGGATGTGACCGGCGTGCTCGCGATCGATGTGGGCGCGTCCACGGGTGGGTTCACCGACGTTTTGCTGCGCCGGGGCGCCGCGTCGGTGGTTGCGGTGGACGTGGGGTATGGACAGTTGGCGTGGGCGCTGCGCGAGGATCCCCGCGTGCACGTGATGGATCGCACCAACGCTCGGGCACTCAGTCCTGCCGCGCTGCCGTGGACCCCCGACCTCGCAGTGATGGATGTGTCGTTTATCTCGTTGGCACAGGTGTGGCCGGCGGTGGCGCGGTGCCTCGCCCCGGCGTACCGTGCCCTCGTTATGGTGAAGCCACAGTTC
Proteins encoded in this window:
- the dxs gene encoding 1-deoxy-D-xylulose-5-phosphate synthase: MRPTIAGVTNPSVPYPILASLDGPAALHDMDDVERAALAEEMRRAIIATVSRTGGHLGSSLGAIELTIALHSELQSPRDRILWDVGHQAYGHKLLTGRLGEFATLRQHHGLSGFLRREESEHDVMGAGHASTSISYAVGLAEAMRVAGRRDRRIVAVIGDGAMTGGMAYEALNHAGHLQSPLTVVLNDNGMSISQNVGAVAGMLQRARLDPMFTRVRHEIERGLGHVPGIIHLGASLSNATKALFVPGQLFEALGFMYLGPIDGHDIPALRTAIKRTGDINRPVFLHVHTQKGRGYGPAEEDGEAMHGSGPFAADSGRAARPSVAPSLSYTEVFGRALVAEADNDPRVVGITAAMLKGTGLNHMLDRFPERTYDVGIAEQHGVVFAAGLAIAGYRPVCAVYSTFLQRAFDPIIHDVALQGLPVVFAIDRGGLVGDDGPTHHGCFDIAYLRPIPGMTVMAPMDEAELVHMLHTALRLDGPSAFRYPRGSGTGVPLPEVPEVLTVGKGVILEEGAQVALVGYGYGVQVAQEAAAIVSESLGVRPTVVNARFVKPIDEDLLRDIASRHDVIVTIEDHALEGGFGSAVREVIGDGPARIESVGLPDRFISHGRREILLAEAGVTAAATAAAALAALSDLSPR
- a CDS encoding TlyA family RNA methyltransferase; amino-acid sequence: MPSVPRQRLDAVLVDRGLFPTRARAHAAVMAGRVRVNGDPRVKPGQPVAPDVVLDVDAGPAFVSRGGLKLDHALESLAVDVTGVLAIDVGASTGGFTDVLLRRGAASVVAVDVGYGQLAWALREDPRVHVMDRTNARALSPAALPWTPDLAVMDVSFISLAQVWPAVARCLAPAYRALVMVKPQFEVGRDKVGSGVVRDPGLRHDAVMGVTRAIIESGGSVAGAADSGTPGPKGNREIFLLVHGPGRDHPDVDVDAIVAAAVAEGAE